From the genome of Methanobacterium petrolearium, one region includes:
- a CDS encoding MotA/TolQ/ExbB proton channel family protein — translation MIYEFFANSINTIMEMFKSGGVITYIITIIGIYGVFYSVEKIYYLRKISQVGLPEIMGEVNKAMERGGSLEALRSIGRYQNPISKIVAEALKIGFRNNREVEDAMERVFIVEIRHMTKGMDTIRTIIEVAPLLGLIGTVLGMWYTFKALGVNASPTAMAEGIYVALITTIAGLAVAIIILPLYSHINSKIEGELDKIEIAKKMTNWRSAEMRIKTDADIEKAIVALKESNGVLEVKKLKNDKDANIWISINPHMLEKSIGNIIKEKCNAEARIIESKLKQ, via the coding sequence ATGATCTACGAATTCTTCGCCAACTCCATCAACACCATAATGGAAATGTTTAAAAGTGGAGGGGTAATCACCTACATCATTACCATAATTGGTATCTATGGTGTATTCTATTCTGTGGAGAAAATTTATTATCTACGTAAGATATCTCAGGTAGGTTTACCCGAAATTATGGGAGAAGTGAACAAAGCAATGGAAAGAGGCGGTTCTTTGGAGGCTTTACGTTCCATTGGACGTTATCAAAACCCCATTTCTAAAATTGTCGCCGAAGCCTTGAAAATTGGTTTTAGAAACAATAGAGAAGTGGAAGATGCGATGGAACGGGTCTTCATTGTCGAAATTAGACATATGACCAAAGGAATGGACACCATCCGAACTATTATCGAAGTTGCCCCTCTTTTAGGATTGATAGGGACTGTTCTTGGAATGTGGTACACTTTCAAAGCACTGGGCGTGAATGCCAGCCCTACCGCCATGGCTGAAGGAATATATGTTGCTCTTATAACTACTATTGCTGGTTTAGCCGTTGCTATCATAATCCTGCCCCTTTACTCTCATATCAACAGTAAAATAGAAGGAGAACTGGATAAAATAGAGATTGCCAAAAAAATGACTAACTGGCGAAGTGCAGAGATGCGCATAAAAACCGATGCAGATATTGAAAAAGCAATCGTAGCTTTAAAAGAATCTAATGGCGTTTTAGAAGTTAAAAAACTGAAAAACGACAAAGATGCAAATATTTGGATTTCAATTAACCCCCACATGCTGGAAAAGAGTATCGGAAATATTATTAAGGAAAAATGTAATGCAGAAGCTAGGATAATTGAAAGCAAACTCAAACAATAA
- a CDS encoding rod shape-determining protein, translating to MFSFLGKKDEVEDDKKKALSHTLGIDLGTLNTVVAKPSGDKFDLFKIPSVVAVKKEDPGYVLAVGEEAKSMLGRTPEDIIAVRPLRQGVIESIAQAEALLIYSMDLGSGEEKELIDRIVVGIPGDASEVEKKAVEDIGKKAGANYVLVISEGLAAAIGAGLPIAEASGTMVVDIGAGSSDVVVISLGGITDIETIRSGGDDIDSNIVEKVKEIYNVEIGIHEAEKAKIEVGMVHSQSDSEGGKTIVIGKSLETNKPKKVEIDSNLVADAAEPIIIKLVKALAHVLERMSPELISGVYNKTVVVGGTSQLRGLKERIFEEVGVPVEISDDPMTVVAKGTAIVAAEPRALEPEVRLKAMK from the coding sequence ATGTTCAGTTTTTTAGGTAAAAAAGATGAAGTAGAAGATGATAAGAAAAAGGCTTTGTCCCACACTTTGGGTATCGACCTTGGAACCCTTAACACCGTGGTAGCCAAGCCATCAGGTGACAAGTTCGACTTATTTAAGATACCATCAGTAGTAGCTGTTAAAAAAGAAGATCCAGGTTACGTGCTGGCCGTGGGAGAAGAAGCCAAATCCATGTTAGGAAGAACTCCTGAGGACATCATAGCAGTCAGACCACTCAGACAGGGAGTTATTGAAAGTATAGCCCAGGCAGAAGCCCTGCTAATATACTCCATGGACCTTGGTTCAGGAGAAGAAAAAGAACTCATAGACCGCATAGTAGTTGGTATTCCTGGAGATGCTTCTGAAGTGGAAAAAAAAGCTGTTGAAGACATAGGTAAAAAAGCAGGTGCCAATTACGTTTTGGTGATTAGTGAAGGGCTGGCTGCAGCCATCGGAGCAGGACTGCCAATAGCAGAAGCATCCGGTACCATGGTTGTTGATATAGGAGCTGGATCAAGTGATGTGGTGGTTATTTCATTAGGAGGAATAACTGATATTGAAACCATCCGTAGTGGTGGAGACGATATCGATTCTAACATCGTGGAAAAAGTTAAAGAAATCTACAACGTGGAAATAGGAATTCACGAAGCTGAAAAGGCCAAAATTGAAGTAGGAATGGTTCACTCCCAAAGTGACAGTGAAGGCGGTAAAACCATTGTCATTGGTAAATCACTTGAAACCAACAAACCAAAAAAGGTTGAAATAGATTCCAATCTAGTGGCAGATGCTGCTGAACCAATCATTATTAAGTTAGTTAAAGCCTTAGCCCATGTACTAGAAAGAATGTCCCCCGAATTAATTTCCGGTGTCTACAACAAGACTGTGGTAGTAGGAGGAACTTCACAACTTAGAGGACTTAAAGAACGGATCTTTGAGGAAGTCGGTGTGCCTGTAGAGATATCTGACGATCCAATGACCGTGGTGGCCAAAGGAACTGCCATCGTAGCTGCTGAACCTCGGGCACTAGAACCAGAAGTCCGTTTAAAAGCCATGAAATAA
- the rnhB gene encoding ribonuclease HII has protein sequence MKIMGIDEAGRGSVLGPLVVCGVALEEERIKYLERLGLKDSKKVSPKRRIALYRKINRIAECHTVHITAKDIDMLRSRDVNLNEIEKIAINRIIGKSSPSTCFIDSMDVKPERLTGELEAIHPEVKVVAEHKADDRYPIVSAASIIAKVERDRAIQDIRKECKADIGSGYPSDPKTIKFLKTLSPGELPDFVRRSWATVEKIIK, from the coding sequence ATGAAAATAATGGGAATAGACGAAGCAGGAAGGGGATCTGTTTTAGGACCCCTAGTTGTTTGCGGTGTGGCACTGGAAGAGGAAAGAATTAAATATTTAGAAAGACTTGGTTTAAAAGATTCCAAGAAGGTTTCACCCAAAAGAAGAATAGCCTTATACCGTAAGATAAACAGAATCGCTGAATGTCACACCGTACATATCACTGCCAAAGATATAGACATGCTACGATCAAGGGATGTTAACCTAAACGAGATTGAAAAAATTGCCATCAATCGTATCATCGGCAAATCCAGTCCTTCAACCTGTTTCATCGATTCCATGGATGTCAAACCAGAACGTTTAACTGGTGAACTGGAAGCAATACACCCTGAAGTAAAGGTGGTGGCTGAACACAAAGCAGATGATCGTTACCCCATAGTTTCTGCAGCCTCCATCATTGCCAAGGTAGAACGTGACAGGGCAATTCAGGACATCCGAAAAGAATGTAAAGCAGATATTGGTTCCGGTTATCCCAGTGATCCTAAAACAATTAAATTCCTGAAAACACTTTCTCCAGGAGAACTACCAGATTTTGTACGCAGATCTTGGGCTACCGTTGAAAAAATAATAAAATAA
- a CDS encoding archaetidylserine decarboxylase has protein sequence MFVKGTFKKVGILLTIAVLPFLFGYVIITFLLFSAIAFLMQFFRDPNRITPLDNGLIIAPADGRVLKGKIDCVKTVHYEDPMMEYILRPGKKGILVSTFMSPFDVHVNRAPISGTIVKTKHYPGKFKIAMRNVLTENEKNLIVIDSEYGKVGVIQIAGFVARRIVQYVEVGDQVQTGDRLGMIRFGSRVDLIIPYENTKLMVSEGEKPTAGETVIARMHKKT, from the coding sequence ATGTTTGTCAAGGGAACTTTTAAAAAAGTTGGAATATTGTTAACCATAGCGGTTTTACCTTTCCTTTTTGGGTATGTAATTATAACTTTTTTACTATTTTCAGCGATAGCTTTTCTAATGCAGTTTTTCAGGGATCCTAACCGGATTACTCCTCTTGATAATGGTTTGATTATTGCTCCGGCAGATGGTAGGGTACTTAAAGGAAAAATCGATTGTGTGAAAACAGTTCACTATGAAGACCCAATGATGGAATACATATTAAGACCTGGAAAAAAAGGTATTTTGGTAAGTACTTTTATGTCTCCTTTTGATGTTCATGTTAACAGGGCTCCCATTTCTGGTACCATTGTGAAGACCAAACATTACCCAGGTAAATTTAAGATCGCTATGCGAAATGTACTTACTGAAAATGAAAAGAATTTAATAGTTATAGATTCAGAGTATGGAAAAGTGGGGGTCATACAGATAGCTGGTTTCGTGGCCAGACGCATAGTTCAGTATGTGGAAGTAGGTGACCAGGTGCAAACAGGGGACCGTCTTGGAATGATAAGATTTGGTTCCAGAGTTGATCTAATCATCCCTTATGAAAACACAAAATTGATGGTTTCTGAG